The Fusarium falciforme chromosome 4, complete sequence genomic interval TACTTTTTCAGCCATTCTCTCTGCTCTCTTAGCGCCCTCCTCTGCCATCCTCTCTGCAGCTCGAGCACCTCGCATCTCCAATACAACCCGTGCATTTTGAAAGATGGGCAGGTATTTGTTTATCAATGAGTGGTGGTTGAACAGGTGGTTGAGAGAAGTAGGAGGAAAACCCAGGATATAAATGATGCCAGCGGCAGGGTTTGCTTGTTTTGCTGAGTCACCTGAGGTTGGTTATTGCTTATTGCATTGAGTTTCGGCGCTGTTATGTGTCAATAACTCTACTCTTTGTTTGGCCCAAGCCCGCTTCTTCATTAGCCTTAACTCGCATAGGCAATTACGTCGTGACGCATCTTGGCTGGAGAGTATTGCCAAAGCCGGCGAgaacttggccatcttcaaaACCACAACTATATCGGTAGATTTCCTGAGGCTCCTAGACCTTCTCGATTAAATAGGAACGTTCACTATTATCGGCAATGGCGGCATGTCATGGAAGTAGTCGTTTCCCCGTGGTTAACCGAACCTTACCTTAACAACCGAGGATGCCGTTGAGTGACATTTCTCGTGAAGTCCATGTTCCAACGTTGACTCTGTGAATAAAGTCTGATTGCCTAAACTCAGTCTTTATCTTCGTGATTTTGAGATCTGGCCTTTTCGAGTCGATCCTGACCCAGACCTTTATCGCAACTCACCCGAGGTTCCTTGATACCGATGCCGGATGCCGAATCCCCACTCGGAGTATATCAGAGTGTGGGGGTTCCCAAGATCGGTTGAGAGGAAATCAAGCCGTCATCCTCAACTATCTTTGTCATTAATCTCTAGATCTAACTTTTATCGAGTCTGAAATGTGCGACTTTTCCTGTTACAATGGAACCAGCGAGGAATGGCTCGCCCTGGAGCGCACCTTTCCGCCCCCGGCTCATCCGGAGCCGAGTCTCGCTGAGATGAAGAGGCAGGCAAATGAGGAACGAGAAGCCTTGTCGAGAAAAGCGATGAAAGTTTTGGCGCATCAGGTCAAGACATGCGACTATGCCATTCCCTCTCGAGACGGGAGTACTATTGAAGCTCGCAGCTACAGACCCGTCAACGTGCCAGAGGACACGGTGCTCCCACTGTACATGCACCTACAAGGCGGCGGTTTCATGTTTGGCACGCTAGACTCTGAGGATGCGATATGTACACGGATTGCCTGTGGTTCAGAGGTTGTCGTTCTCAATGTCAACTACAGGCACACGCCAGAATTTACGCACCCGACGCAATGGAACGACGCGGAGGATGCTTTCGAGTGGGCGCACGATAACATGGACAAACTCTGCTGCAACCCGAGTAAGGTGGTTCTTGGGGGAATATCAGCTGGCGCTTGGGTTGCCTCGTCATTGACGCTGGACCGGCATCTCAACAGGGAGAAGAACCGTCGCCCGCCTCTTGCTGGACAGGTTCTGATGATTCCCTGCCTGGCGCACCTCGACTGCTACGAGCCGCAGCTGAAAAAGATGAAGCATCATTCCGTTTCGTCTTACAAGGAGAATGAGCTGGCGCCGTTGCTGTCCGTGTCTGAGCTACGATACTTTACCAGCTTTCTCAAAATCGAGAACCCAGACGTCAAGGATGTCAAGCTGAATCCGGGGAATGCGACACCGGCACAGGTCAAGGGTATGCCGCCTACAGTGCTCGGCATAGTTGGATTGGATCCTCTGAGGGATGAGGCCCTCCTGTATGCCAAGATGCTGACAGAAGCTGGGTAGGTTGCTCCATTACCCATTTTAGCCGTCGCTGATCAGATGTAGGGTACCTACCGATGTCAACTTATTCATCGGCTTGCCTCATGGGTTCCGGTCGTACGAAGAAAAGCTGTCAGCCTCAGCTCGCTGGGATAGGGTGATTGAAGAAGGAATCTGCTGGGCCTTGTCGGGACCATCCCCAAGCAACGAGTTTCACGTGAAGACGTAAAAATGTGACTCCGACGATCTTTACGACATGGAGTGAGGAAAAACGGCAGCGTTAGCGTCAAGAGCTGAAAAAGAAGCGTCTGTAAATGGAAACCTTGTTCATGACACCATCTTATTTGCAGCAATATTTTTCCAACAAGGAAGCTGATTTCTATGTTTGGTGCGATTTGCGGCGGTGGGGTTACGTCAAGACGATCCGATCATGCCGAGCTAGATCCAATCAGAGGGGACGTGATTAGAACTGCTGACGGCTTTGGTGTGAATGGCAATTCCGGGGTTTTCTTGCGTGCTTCTTCGCGGCTATTAATTCGGGTAATCCGATGAACCTACGCCAAGTTGGAATGCATGTACGACATTGTAcgatgccatcaagaacAGGGCATCTCAAGGGCAAGACTTGGACCCCTTGTCCAGACCGTTACACATCCCCCACACTATTGATTCCACACAAGACCGGGCCATTACCAATTCAGCCCGCGGAACTTACGATGCCTTGCCTCTGAAGCGGGCCGCTCCATCCATGACGCATATTCCCCCACGGAACCCCCAGACGCCGGTCAGCAGAGCTAGGCGATACCGGACGGTCGGTCTGAAGATCAAGTGGCACGCGGGTCTCAGGGCAACCCAATCACCCTTGGTGATGTCCTTGTACAGTTGATTGCACCATCAAACCCCGCGTCCTCGCAAGGGGGATCTTtgctttcctttccttttgCAAAAATTACATGATACCTCTCTCGTGTTTGGTCAAGGGTTTATTTATACGGAGTACCACCCCCCAGTCAATATGCAGGACCGATTAGAAACGGCACGCCTGCTCCCCGACGACAGCAGCATGCCCTCGAACCCCGATACGCTGCAGGGCGAGCGCAAAGCCTACGGCTCGttcaacgacgacgatgcgaGGAGGGATAGTCTTGCCGAGACCACTGACGATGAGGGAATCATCCCCAAGGACGCGCTGGACCCTGTGtacgaggccaaggctcgGATACTGAACCGTGCAGTGAGTGCGCTTGCTTCCCCGCCTCGGGGCAGTTTTTGACCGAGATTTGTTCAGATTCAAGATATTGGCATGGGAAGGTATCAGTGGGAATTGTTTGTCGTCATCGGATTTGGATGGGCTAGCGATAATCTGTGGCCCATTGTCACGTCGCTCATCTTTACCCCAATCGCCAATGAGTTCAGCCCAGATCGACCCCCGTACTTGACCCTGGCACAGAACATTGGACTCTTAGCAGGGGCCATGTTCTGGGGTTTCGGCTGTGACATCTGTAAGTTATCTGCCTGTTTGTGTATCAAGTACTGATAACAGCCAGTCGGACGCAGATGGGCATTCAACCTCACCCTCGGCCTCACCGCCGTCTGGGGCCTCGTCGCCGCCAGCGCCCCAAACTTTGCAGCCATCGGCACCTTCGACGCCCTGTGGTCCTTCGGCGTCGGCGGCAACCTCCCCGTGGACTCGGCCATATTTCTCGAGTTCCTCCCCGGGTCGCACCAGTACCTCCTCACCATCCTGTCCATCGACTGGGCCATCGCGCAGGTCATTGGCACGCTGATCGCGTGGCCTCTGCTAGGCAACCTCACGTGTCAGCAGGATGAGACGTGCACAAGACAAAAGAACATGGGGTGGCGATACTTTGTCATCACCGTTGGTGGGCTGACTCTTCTCATGTTTCTTGCTCGGTTCTTGCTTTTCAAGATTTACGAGTCGCCCAAGTATTTGATGAGCAAGGGGCGTGATGAGGAGGCTGTGAGGGTGGTGCACGAGGTTGCCAAGAAGAATGGCAAGACTTCGACGCTGACTTTGGAGGATCTCAAGGCCTGCGAACCTGATGGGTATGTTGCACGGACCGACGCCGGTGCTGCATTAAAGAGGAATCTGGAAAAGGTCAACTTTAGCAACATTCGGGCCTTGttcatcaccaagaagctcggCCTCAGCACCAGTCTTATCATGGCCGTCTGGGGTCTCATCGGCCTTGGATATCCGCTCTACAACGcatttattccttatatccAGGCCACTCGAGGAGCCGACTTTGGAGACGGCAGCACATATCTCACTTACCGCAACAGTCTAATCATCGCTGTCCTCGGTGTGCCCGGTGCACTTCTTGGAGGGTGGCTCGTTGAGCTGCCTCGCATGGGTCGAAAGGGCACATTGTCGTTGAGCACGATTCTCACGGGTGTGTTCCTCTACTGttcaacaacatcatcgaGCAGCACGTCTCTACTAGGCTGGCAATGTGCTTTCAATTTCTTCAGCAACATCATGTATGCCGTCTTATACGGATTCACACCCGAACTATTCCCTACACCTCAGAGGGGAACGGGCAATGCGCTGGCAGCAAGCTGCAACAGAGTATTCGGTATTATGGCGGTGAGTACTCTACAAAGCCTGGCTATCGTGTACAATATACTGACAAGTTCAGCCCATCATTGCGATTTTCGCAAACCTCGAGACCTCGGCACCCGTATACACCAGCGGTGCTCTCTTTATCGCTGCGGGACTGCTGGTGCTCATCCTGCCTTTCGAATCCAGGGGAAAGGCTGCACTCTAATGAAGGATTCGGAGATACCCCCAAGCAACTGGGATCATTTCTTTTTGTTTTGTACTAATAGCCGATCACAAGACTGGGCCTGTATCAGAAGAGTAGACCACCACTGCGTTAGGAGACATCAGCAGTGGCTTGTTTTTCTTGAATGTTTCTATCTCGAGGATCAACTGCCTGTTCAGTTATCCTGattccttttccttcttctcatccctCTCCTTGACAAGATCCGTCTCAAACGACAGCCCAGCCTCCTTTCGTAAAATCCCATACATCGACGAAGAATCAAGCGGTCTCCCCTCAGCCTCGGAGAACTGACTGGCCTCCTTAAGATGCTTAATCGCCACCTCTGCCACTTCTAATCTTGCACCTGCTTGTTCTGCGCAAGTGATGCCGTGGCCAACGTCCTTGAGAGCTAGGTTGAGGTCTGACCAGGGTCGGTCGCCTCGTGCTGGCATGTATGCTCCTGTTGTGAGGCGTTGGGACATTGAGAGGGCGAGGGGGCCGTATTGTTGCTCGATTAAGGCCTCGAGGTTTTTGCTGCCCAGGCCAGACTTTTCTGCTAGGACGTGTGCTTCGGCGACGATTTCCATCATGCCAGCGGTGATGAAGTTGCTATTTGTGTCAGCCTCATACTTCAACAGCTTGAGGGGGGAACCTACCCTGCCGTCTTCATCATGCTAGACTGTCGCACATCCTCACCAACACGGATTACCCCCCTTCCCATAACGCCCTCCAAGTAAGGACTAATAGCTTGCACAGCATCATCAGGACCGGCAACAATCCACAACAGCTTTCCTTGAGCAGCAACTGGACTAGCTCCAAAAACTGGCGAGGCAATAAACTTGGCTCCCTTCTCAGCCAGCCGAGCCTGCGCCTTTGCGGACGAGTCAGGATGGATAGTTGAAGTGTCTGCGACAACCTTTCCGGCTAGTTGGTTGGTCGAAGCTGGGTCAATGATGGCGTCTAGTGTTGATTCGAGGGCAGAGTCGTCGCTCAAGGACATGAACACGATGTCGGAGCTTGCAACGAGTTCTCGAGCTGTTGGCGAGGGTTGACCGCCAAGGCTTTTAAGTGAGTCTCCGCGGGAGATAGTGCGGTTGAAATAGTGAAGATTAGGTGCTCCAAGTGAAACCAGGTGCTTTTGAAGGTTGGTGGCCATGGGCAAGCCCATAGAGCCAAGGCCTAGGTTATTGTCAGTGGAGGAACATTGAAGTCGCAAAAGGATGACCTACCTATCCATCCAATTCTTGGGAATGCCATCGTACAGTTACTCACACTTGCTGATAGGTAACTGTGGTGTAAGTCTCCAGATGCTTGGCTTGACGCATGAGATATATCCTACACATGCTGAGTCAGGCCATCTCGGATGTCTTCCGGTATACCCCGCAACGTCGGATATCAGCCGAGGGGATTCACAGCCTCGACTCTCTTATCTGAAGCCCTGGATATTGGATTTCAAGTTATGCTCGAGTCGaagagtaatattacttagaggcCGTTTCTCAACTCCTGTTACCCAATCATCCTTGTCCCGTTGATGATTCATTCACAACAGAGGATGTGAACCATCGATCCAACCACTGCAACGGTCATGGATTTAGTGACACGTATGTAATTCTTGCTATTAGACCACTGGCCTGTAGCATGGAACTTTATCTCCTGGTGTTTTGAATTACATCTTGTCAAATGCCTCGCTTTCACCTAATTCCTTAATTCGGAGATAGCACTAACACCGTTCTAATATCCGACTGAACTCGTCTCACAGAACAGCAACAAACTTCTTTCAACGTACCCTCAAATCTACAGTATTGGTGCAAGAATGCCGCAATTCAAGTTCGTCGCAGTGCAGTATGGTGATGGGAAACCCTCCAAAGTGGCCAAATCTACCCGAAGCCATGCCATTCGCGCAGGTCTCCAAAAGACGAAACGCCGTTCCAGAAACAAGGCAGTCACGCTGTCTGTTTGTTCTGAAGCAGTCGAAAAAGATGCGCTGCTTGGATTCAAGTTCCTTATGGATCCTGTGTGCTCCAGCTGCGTTGATCCGTTCAATAGTCTCCCAGTTCCTACCAATCTACAAGTCGACCACCTAGTCAAGTACCGTAGGTTCACCATTTACCAATTGAAACTACTGCTAATATCCCTCCCCTGGGCCAACAGTGCTGTTCAAGTTTGACAATAATCTGGGTGCGAATGATCGCACCAAGGCATGGTTTCCCTATGCCCTACGGAGCACTCCAATGATGCACAGCACCCTCGCCATGGCTGCAGCATTGTGGCAAGCAGATTGTCCAGCCTTGGAGAAGTCCATTCAGGTCGAAGGCTTGCGCCAGAAGGGGGAAGCGATGCGAGAGGTTGGGGCTTGCCTTGCACAGGCTGGTTCAATTCACAACCACGAGATCGCATTTATAATATCCACCATGTCGACGCTGGTACTTGTAGAGGTATCCGTATTCATAAAGTCAAGTTTTTCATCCATTGACACAGCCCCAGGTATGCG includes:
- a CDS encoding MFS domain-containing protein, with amino-acid sequence MQDRLETARLLPDDSSMPSNPDTLQGERKAYGSFNDDDARRDSLAETTDDEGIIPKDALDPVYEAKARILNRAIQDIGMGRYQWELFVVIGFGWASDNLWPIVTSLIFTPIANEFSPDRPPYLTLAQNIGLLAGAMFWGFGCDIFGRRWAFNLTLGLTAVWGLVAASAPNFAAIGTFDALWSFGVGGNLPVDSAIFLEFLPGSHQYLLTILSIDWAIAQVIGTLIAWPLLGNLTCQQDETCTRQKNMGWRYFVITVGGLTLLMFLARFLLFKIYESPKYLMSKGRDEEAVRVVHEVAKKNGKTSTLTLEDLKACEPDGYVARTDAGAALKRNLEKVNFSNIRALFITKKLGLSTSLIMAVWGLIGLGYPLYNAFIPYIQATRGADFGDGSTYLTYRNSLIIAVLGVPGALLGGWLVELPRMGRKGTLSLSTILTGVFLYCSTTSSSSTSLLGWQCAFNFFSNIMYAVLYGFTPELFPTPQRGTGNALAASCNRVFGIMAPIIAIFANLETSAPVYTSGALFIAAGLLVLILPFESRGKAAL
- a CDS encoding Abhydrolase-3 domain-containing protein; translation: MCDFSCYNGTSEEWLALERTFPPPAHPEPSLAEMKRQANEEREALSRKAMKVLAHQVKTCDYAIPSRDGSTIEARSYRPVNVPEDTVLPLYMHLQGGGFMFGTLDSEDAICTRIACGSEVVVLNVNYRHTPEFTHPTQWNDAEDAFEWAHDNMDKLCCNPSKVVLGGISAGAWVASSLTLDRHLNREKNRRPPLAGQVLMIPCLAHLDCYEPQLKKMKHHSVSSYKENELAPLLSVSELRYFTSFLKIENPDVKDVKLNPGNATPAQVKGMPPTVLGIVGLDPLRDEALLYAKMLTEAGVPTDVNLFIGLPHGFRSYEEKLSASARWDRVIEEGICWALSGPSPSNEFHVKT